Proteins from one Lachnospiraceae bacterium genomic window:
- a CDS encoding PIG-L family deacetylase, with amino-acid sequence MADQKVILAVGGHIGDMELTAGGVLATMALKGHKIVTVALTGGERGCPPHLTVPDYLKQKKEEARIFAEMLGGESVVFDYPDCELPVNMEVGLQLCDVIRKYRADVMLTHWKGSIHKDHIATHQIAKDAQQYAGLSSIEREYPAKFAALYYCENWEDPYDYIPHTYMEVSDEGFELWEKAISHHWFAVNSKDFKYKEYYTHLMRVRGIEMRKKRAQTFMINPMGMRVFKSDFWS; translated from the coding sequence ATGGCAGATCAAAAGGTGATTTTGGCGGTTGGCGGCCATATCGGCGATATGGAGCTGACGGCCGGCGGCGTGCTGGCGACAATGGCGCTTAAGGGGCATAAGATTGTGACGGTGGCGCTGACGGGCGGAGAGCGGGGCTGTCCGCCGCATTTAACGGTGCCGGACTATTTGAAGCAGAAAAAGGAGGAAGCGCGCATCTTTGCGGAGATGCTGGGCGGCGAGAGCGTGGTCTTTGATTATCCGGACTGTGAGCTGCCGGTGAATATGGAGGTAGGCCTTCAGCTTTGTGATGTGATCCGAAAGTACCGGGCGGATGTGATGCTGACGCATTGGAAGGGTTCGATTCATAAGGATCATATTGCTACGCATCAGATTGCAAAGGATGCGCAGCAGTATGCAGGGCTTTCCAGCATTGAGCGCGAATATCCGGCGAAGTTTGCGGCGCTCTATTACTGTGAAAACTGGGAGGATCCCTATGATTATATTCCGCATACCTATATGGAGGTTTCAGATGAGGGCTTTGAGCTTTGGGAAAAGGCAATTTCGCACCACTGGTTTGCGGTGAATTCTAAGGATTTTAAATATAAGGAGTATTATACGCATCTGATGCGTGTGCGCGGCATTGAAATGCGCAAAAAAAGAGCGCAGACCTTCATGATCAATCCCATGGGTATGCGCGTCTTTAAATCGGACTTTTGGTCATAA
- a CDS encoding cupin domain-containing protein: MIPQSTYNTRRFYIMKYNPFQHLPEVHMTPTVTRKLLAYEDSEGGYTINYMQAKAGTQAPLHNHPHRQVVYMLSGKGVFRCGEELQALVPGDVIQIDPDILHTFDSITEDAAWLEFFTPQREDYRPEA; encoded by the coding sequence ATGATACCCCAATCTACATATAACACTAGGAGGTTTTACATTATGAAATACAATCCATTTCAGCATCTGCCCGAGGTCCATATGACGCCCACTGTTACCCGTAAGCTCCTGGCTTACGAAGACAGCGAGGGCGGCTACACGATCAACTACATGCAGGCCAAGGCCGGCACACAGGCGCCGCTTCACAACCATCCCCACCGCCAGGTTGTTTACATGCTAAGCGGCAAGGGCGTTTTCCGCTGCGGCGAAGAGCTGCAGGCGCTTGTCCCCGGCGACGTGATCCAGATCGATCCAGACATTTTGCACACCTTTGACTCCATCACCGAGGACGCGGCCTGGCTCGAATTTTTCACGCCGCAGCGGGAGGATTACCGCCCCGAAGCCTAA
- a CDS encoding ABC transporter permease: protein MNQILGAVELGLVYGLMVLGVYITFRILKIPDLTVDGSITLGMAVSAMLTNAGHPYMALVIALIAGALAGCITAFFQTKVKIPAILAGILTMSGLYSINLLIMNNGTPNISILGSDTVFSLFRDLTGLSKHTAMILVGLIICTVIVLLVEFFFTTHTGLCICATGDNEDMVRASSISPVKMKWIALAMANACVALSGAIYTQYMGYADVTAGSGTIVVGFASVIIGETLCIKKSLKVGFISAIVGSVAYRIVIAIAIKTNLFPTYFLKFVSVLIIAVALSVKPVKTAIAEYRNRKRRRKENAANS from the coding sequence ATCAATCAGATTTTAGGCGCAGTCGAACTGGGACTGGTATATGGCCTGATGGTGCTGGGCGTATATATCACATTTCGAATTTTAAAAATTCCGGATCTGACAGTAGACGGAAGCATTACGCTCGGAATGGCAGTCAGCGCAATGCTAACCAATGCAGGGCATCCTTATATGGCGCTTGTCATTGCGCTGATTGCAGGAGCACTAGCAGGATGCATCACTGCTTTTTTTCAGACAAAAGTCAAAATTCCAGCCATTTTGGCCGGCATATTAACCATGTCAGGGTTATATTCTATTAATTTGCTGATTATGAATAATGGAACACCTAATATTTCTATTTTAGGTTCTGATACAGTTTTCTCTTTATTCAGAGATTTGACCGGGTTATCTAAGCATACAGCTATGATTTTAGTTGGACTGATCATTTGTACGGTGATTGTGCTGCTGGTTGAATTTTTCTTTACAACGCATACAGGTCTCTGTATTTGCGCCACTGGCGACAATGAGGATATGGTGCGCGCTAGTTCAATTTCCCCTGTTAAGATGAAATGGATCGCCCTGGCTATGGCCAATGCATGCGTGGCCTTATCGGGCGCAATATATACACAGTACATGGGCTATGCCGATGTAACGGCTGGCAGCGGAACGATCGTTGTTGGCTTTGCTTCCGTGATTATTGGCGAGACCCTGTGCATCAAAAAGAGCCTGAAGGTTGGTTTTATTTCCGCTATCGTCGGTAGCGTGGCCTATCGGATTGTGATTGCCATTGCCATCAAAACCAATCTATTCCCCACATATTTCTTAAAATTTGTTTCGGTGCTGATTATTGCTGTTGCACTTTCCGTTAAGCCGGTGAAGACGGCCATTGCGGAGTACCGCAACCGGAAGAGAAGGAGAAAAGAAAATGCTGCAAATTCATAA
- a CDS encoding ATP-binding cassette domain-containing protein encodes MLQIHNLYKTFEPGTVNEKKVLKGLSLHLKAGDFASIIGSNGAGKSTLFNAIAGVFLSDEGRILIDGEDMTFRPEPYRAKVIGRIFQDPMKGTAANLTIEQNLAIAYASVKKGLRPAISRKDREVFREVLSRLDMGLEDRMKTKMGLLSGGQRQAVTLLMAVIVTPKILLLDEHTAALDPLTAEKVLQITQEVVAEKKITTLMITHNIASSLELGNRTIMMDDGAVVLDIEGEQRSQMTVESLLQKYREVKGQILDNDRILLS; translated from the coding sequence ATGCTGCAAATTCATAATCTTTATAAAACCTTCGAACCCGGCACCGTGAATGAAAAAAAGGTATTAAAGGGGCTCTCGCTGCATTTAAAGGCAGGAGATTTTGCCAGCATTATCGGGTCCAACGGTGCAGGAAAATCAACCCTGTTTAATGCCATCGCCGGTGTTTTTTTATCGGATGAAGGAAGGATTTTAATCGACGGCGAGGATATGACCTTCCGTCCGGAGCCGTATCGCGCCAAGGTGATCGGCCGCATTTTTCAGGATCCGATGAAGGGAACCGCGGCCAATCTGACGATTGAGCAGAATCTGGCCATTGCCTATGCGTCTGTTAAAAAAGGACTCAGACCAGCAATCAGCCGGAAGGACCGCGAGGTTTTTCGCGAGGTTTTATCACGGCTGGATATGGGTCTGGAGGACAGAATGAAGACCAAAATGGGGCTTCTTTCCGGCGGACAGCGGCAGGCCGTGACACTGCTCATGGCCGTGATCGTAACGCCAAAGATTCTGCTGCTGGATGAGCATACAGCGGCCCTCGATCCGCTCACAGCGGAAAAGGTGCTGCAGATCACGCAGGAGGTAGTAGCGGAAAAGAAAATTACCACGCTGATGATCACGCATAATATTGCTTCATCCTTAGAGCTCGGCAACCGTACGATCATGATGGACGACGGCGCAGTCGTGCTGGATATAGAAGGTGAGCAGCGGAGCCAAATGACGGTAGAAAGCCTGCTGCAGAAATACCGGGAGGTCAAGGGCCAGATTTTAGATAACGATCGTATTTTATTATCATAA
- a CDS encoding DegV family protein, translated as MRDYQIVTDTNSDLPQSYVEEHQLLRISQYYSIGTTIYEGAGGIEPSEFYKMMREGTMPQSQAVNPAVAEEKLRSVLDAGKDVLYISFSSNLSGSCDIVRMVAKQLIEEEYPDARIEVVDSLCVSLGEGLLVNKALQMQAEGKTMEEVQGWLEENKQHLCVKFTVDDLFHLQRGGRVSKTTAVVGSVLNLKPLLQLTPEGKLEAAGTVRGRKKSMLALVDYMAEKMPGYEALNDMVAIVHGDCMADAQFVAEQVKQRFGIQNIMIGDVNPSIGVHSGPGALGLLFFGSGR; from the coding sequence ATGAGAGATTACCAAATTGTAACGGATACCAATTCCGATTTGCCGCAGAGCTATGTAGAGGAGCATCAGCTGCTGCGCATTTCGCAGTACTATTCCATTGGTACAACCATTTATGAAGGAGCCGGTGGGATTGAACCTTCTGAATTTTACAAGATGATGCGCGAGGGCACCATGCCGCAGAGCCAGGCCGTGAATCCGGCTGTGGCAGAGGAAAAGCTGCGCAGCGTATTGGATGCTGGAAAGGATGTTTTGTATATCAGCTTTTCCTCCAATCTGAGCGGCAGCTGTGATATTGTGCGTATGGTAGCCAAACAGCTGATCGAGGAAGAATATCCGGATGCCCGGATTGAGGTGGTGGATTCTCTGTGCGTGTCGCTGGGAGAAGGTCTTTTAGTCAACAAGGCGCTCCAGATGCAGGCCGAGGGCAAGACGATGGAGGAAGTGCAGGGATGGCTCGAGGAGAACAAGCAGCACCTGTGCGTAAAATTCACAGTGGATGATTTGTTCCATCTGCAGCGCGGCGGCCGTGTATCCAAAACAACAGCAGTCGTAGGCAGCGTATTAAATCTGAAGCCGCTGCTGCAGCTGACGCCGGAGGGCAAGCTGGAGGCTGCCGGCACTGTGCGCGGCCGCAAAAAATCCATGCTGGCATTGGTGGATTATATGGCAGAGAAAATGCCCGGCTATGAAGCGCTTAACGACATGGTAGCCATTGTGCACGGAGACTGCATGGCTGACGCGCAGTTTGTCGCCGAGCAGGTTAAGCAGCGCTTCGGCATTCAAAACATCATGATCGGAGATGTAAATCCCAGTATTGGCGTGCATTCCGGCCCCGGCGCACTGGGCCTGCTGTTCTTTGGCAGCGGACGATAA
- a CDS encoding HAD-IA family hydrolase, whose amino-acid sequence MIKNIVFDMGNVLMNWSPERMLAALPVQEEHRRLLRDQLFGAPEWLRLDEGTISEQEFMQIICARLPEDAIADAQHVMAHWHEQMKPLDGPYQLAKELKAAGYHLYLLSNAAKRFHVYENDVPAFHLLDGRFVSADFKCIKPGPVIYEKFLSHFGLQPEECLFIDDVPANIEGGKAAKMDGIVYIGDVNQLRQELAAHGVAVRTQPQFVKVSSDAQLTLLSQMANEVWHQHFASILAPEQIDYMVEKFQSYPAMKHQIEEEGYEYYLFREEDDGVYEGHHGYMGFRVQDDALFLSKLYLLQAYRGRGISSRALELLISTAQNRGCRKIWLTVNRFNAHTIEVYRHWGFQTVREQCADIGQGFVMDDYIMELPVPDWRI is encoded by the coding sequence ATGATAAAAAATATTGTTTTTGATATGGGCAATGTGCTCATGAACTGGAGTCCGGAGCGGATGCTGGCGGCTCTCCCTGTGCAGGAGGAGCACCGGCGATTGCTTAGAGATCAGCTTTTCGGCGCGCCCGAATGGCTGCGGCTCGACGAAGGCACAATAAGCGAGCAGGAGTTTATGCAGATTATCTGCGCGCGCCTGCCTGAGGACGCCATTGCCGATGCACAGCATGTGATGGCGCACTGGCATGAGCAGATGAAGCCGCTGGACGGCCCTTACCAGCTGGCCAAGGAATTAAAAGCCGCCGGCTACCATCTGTATCTGCTTTCCAATGCAGCAAAGCGTTTCCATGTATATGAAAACGACGTTCCGGCCTTTCACCTGCTGGACGGACGATTTGTCTCCGCGGATTTCAAATGCATCAAGCCGGGGCCCGTCATCTATGAGAAGTTCTTAAGTCATTTCGGCCTGCAGCCGGAGGAATGCCTTTTTATTGATGATGTGCCTGCCAATATAGAGGGCGGCAAGGCCGCCAAAATGGACGGCATCGTCTATATCGGCGATGTGAATCAGCTGCGGCAGGAGCTGGCAGCGCACGGCGTGGCGGTGCGGACGCAGCCGCAGTTTGTGAAGGTGAGCTCGGACGCGCAGCTAACGCTGCTGAGCCAGATGGCAAACGAGGTGTGGCATCAGCATTTTGCATCGATTTTGGCGCCGGAGCAGATTGACTATATGGTGGAGAAGTTTCAGTCCTATCCGGCCATGAAGCATCAGATCGAGGAAGAGGGATATGAATATTATCTTTTCCGCGAGGAGGATGACGGCGTATACGAGGGGCATCATGGCTATATGGGCTTTCGGGTGCAGGATGACGCGCTGTTTTTGAGCAAGCTTTATTTGCTGCAGGCCTACCGCGGGCGGGGCATATCCAGCCGGGCACTGGAGCTTTTGATTTCGACCGCGCAAAACCGCGGCTGCCGCAAGATCTGGCTGACGGTAAACCGCTTTAATGCGCACACGATTGAGGTGTATCGTCACTGGGGCTTTCAGACGGTGCGCGAGCAATGCGCGGACATTGGGCAGGGTTTTGTGATGGATGATTATATCATGGAACTGCCGGTTCCGGATTGGAGAATATGA
- a CDS encoding DJ-1/PfpI family protein gives MKKVCVFLANGLEECEGLITIDILRRAGIEVTTASIHDERMIESSHKIRFEADALAKELSYEGFDMVILPGGLGGTQNLAASPLVAQVVREFVQRPDKQAAAICAAPSVLGELGLLKGRRATCYPGFEAKLLGAEATGEAVTEDGNIITGRGLGAAIPFALHLVSRLEGAEKAEEIRQQIEYPFGI, from the coding sequence GTGAAAAAGGTTTGTGTATTTTTGGCAAATGGCCTTGAGGAGTGCGAAGGTCTGATTACGATTGATATTCTGCGCAGAGCGGGCATCGAGGTTACGACGGCTTCGATCCATGATGAGCGTATGATCGAGTCCTCGCACAAAATTCGGTTTGAAGCGGATGCGCTGGCGAAAGAGCTGAGCTATGAAGGCTTTGATATGGTGATCCTGCCGGGCGGCCTGGGAGGCACGCAGAATCTGGCGGCCAGCCCGCTGGTAGCGCAGGTGGTTCGGGAATTTGTGCAGCGGCCCGACAAGCAGGCAGCGGCCATCTGCGCGGCGCCGAGCGTGCTGGGAGAGCTAGGTCTGTTAAAGGGACGCAGGGCGACCTGCTACCCCGGCTTTGAGGCAAAGCTTCTGGGAGCCGAGGCTACAGGCGAGGCAGTCACCGAGGACGGCAATATCATCACGGGACGCGGCCTTGGCGCGGCCATCCCTTTTGCGTTGCATCTGGTGAGCAGGCTGGAAGGCGCAGAGAAGGCCGAGGAGATACGTCAGCAGATTGAATATCCCTTTGGGATTTGA
- a CDS encoding ATP-binding protein, giving the protein MIVRPYYLELLKTYRDVPLVKILAGIRRCGKSTILEMLQDDLIKNGVSADHIISMRYTSEDFDAGMTDKDMYSSIKEQIIDSQRYYLLLDEVQEVNGWEKAVNSLLENANTDIYITGSNSKLMSSEISTYLTGRYISIPVFTLSFSEYMDFKKSSGRTATAKELLAEYIRMGGFPIVALGNFEEGAAYQIVEGIYHSVVTSDITKRHNITNFDLFGRIVKYVIENVGKTFSANAIVKFLKSEGRSLSIESVYNYLLWLEKAFVIYRCQRYDLQGKAVLKTQEKFYLADTSLKYCIMGFNPKSIAAMLENIVYFELRRKGYEVYIGKNETKEIDFVAMRRDERIYVQVCRSLPEESDREIANLLAIKDHYPKYVVTLDELAAGNIDGVKIMHLSDFLLRKEYS; this is encoded by the coding sequence ATGATTGTTAGACCTTATTATTTGGAGTTATTAAAAACGTACCGTGATGTTCCGCTGGTGAAGATCCTTGCAGGAATTCGCCGCTGCGGAAAGTCCACGATTTTAGAAATGCTGCAGGATGATCTGATAAAAAACGGCGTTTCTGCGGATCACATTATCAGCATGCGTTATACCTCGGAAGATTTTGATGCCGGTATGACCGATAAGGATATGTATAGCAGCATTAAGGAGCAAATAATCGACAGTCAGCGGTATTATCTTTTGCTTGACGAGGTACAGGAAGTGAATGGCTGGGAAAAAGCGGTCAACAGTCTTTTAGAAAATGCCAATACCGATATTTATATAACGGGTTCCAATTCCAAGCTGATGTCAAGTGAAATATCCACCTATTTAACCGGGCGATATATTTCCATTCCTGTGTTTACGCTCTCTTTTTCTGAATATATGGACTTTAAAAAATCAAGCGGCCGTACAGCCACAGCCAAGGAGCTGCTTGCCGAATATATCCGTATGGGCGGCTTTCCGATTGTTGCGCTGGGCAATTTTGAGGAAGGCGCAGCCTATCAGATCGTCGAAGGCATCTATCATTCTGTGGTCACAAGCGATATCACGAAACGGCATAATATCACGAATTTTGATTTATTTGGACGCATAGTAAAATATGTGATTGAAAATGTGGGCAAGACCTTTTCTGCCAATGCCATCGTAAAGTTTTTAAAAAGCGAGGGACGGTCTCTTTCTATTGAATCCGTCTATAATTATCTGCTGTGGCTGGAAAAAGCCTTTGTCATCTATCGCTGTCAAAGGTATGATCTGCAGGGAAAAGCAGTGCTGAAAACGCAGGAGAAATTCTATCTTGCAGATACTTCTCTCAAATACTGTATAATGGGCTTTAATCCAAAATCGATTGCTGCCATGCTCGAAAATATCGTATACTTTGAGCTTCGCAGAAAAGGCTATGAGGTCTATATCGGCAAGAATGAAACGAAAGAAATCGACTTTGTAGCGATGCGGCGGGACGAGCGTATTTATGTGCAGGTATGCCGGAGCCTTCCGGAAGAATCTGACCGCGAAATTGCCAATCTGCTTGCCATCAAAGACCATTACCCCAAATATGTCGTAACGCTTGACGAGCTTGCTGCAGGCAACATCGACGGCGTGAAAATCATGCATTTATCCGATTTTCTGCTGCGCAAAGAGTATTCATGA
- the larE gene encoding ATP-dependent sacrificial sulfur transferase LarE produces the protein MEAKLKALTARLDEYTQADCALAFSGGIDSSLLLKLLCQSAQKNGTTVYAVTFLGSLHPKADLAIAKQVAEECGAPLVQLTMDELSNPLLQNNPTDRCYICKRYLFQTLKDWAQARGIRAVIEGTNEDDLHVYRPGIRAVRELGILSPLAELGITKAEIRAMARELGISVAERPSSPCMATRLPYGTQLRPEVLQRIEAGESYLHRQGFAAMRLRLHGDVVRLELPLADFPRFLEQREQIVQQLHDLGFVYLTLDLEGLRSGSMDVYLS, from the coding sequence ATGGAAGCAAAATTAAAAGCGCTGACCGCACGGTTAGATGAGTACACACAGGCTGACTGCGCTCTTGCCTTTTCCGGCGGTATCGACAGCAGCCTGCTGCTTAAGCTTTTGTGCCAGAGCGCACAAAAAAACGGCACTACCGTCTATGCCGTTACTTTTTTGGGAAGCCTGCATCCAAAGGCCGATCTAGCAATTGCCAAGCAGGTCGCAGAAGAATGCGGTGCGCCTTTAGTGCAGCTTACCATGGATGAGCTCTCCAATCCGCTGCTGCAAAATAACCCCACGGACCGCTGCTACATCTGCAAACGCTATCTGTTTCAGACTTTAAAGGACTGGGCGCAGGCGCGCGGTATTCGGGCCGTGATCGAGGGCACGAATGAGGACGACCTTCACGTATACCGCCCCGGCATCCGCGCTGTGCGCGAGCTGGGGATTCTGAGCCCCCTTGCCGAGCTTGGCATCACCAAGGCCGAGATCCGCGCCATGGCGCGTGAGCTGGGAATCTCTGTTGCCGAGCGCCCCTCCTCCCCCTGCATGGCGACGCGGCTTCCTTATGGAACACAGCTTAGGCCGGAGGTACTGCAAAGGATTGAGGCCGGAGAGTCCTATCTGCACCGTCAGGGTTTTGCCGCTATGCGGCTGCGCCTGCACGGGGATGTGGTGCGCCTGGAGCTGCCACTTGCTGACTTTCCCCGCTTTTTAGAGCAGCGCGAGCAGATCGTACAGCAGTTGCATGATCTTGGATTTGTGTATCTGACGCTGGACTTGGAGGGGCTGCGCTCCGGCAGCATGGATGTGTATTTGTCATGA
- a CDS encoding phosphatase PAP2 family protein, which translates to MNLLSAGELAILDFIQHYLRCDFLDWLLPKITVLGNSGIFWILMSIIFLWIRRYRTMGAEMASALLVCFLLGNLLLKPWVARIRPYDLNPSMILLLKNPPIDFSFPSGHTYASFAAALILYFHKKSWGVAAFLLAALIAFSRLYLYVHYPTDVLAGIALGLLIGWLSHKVIQTILRRRSASS; encoded by the coding sequence ATGAACCTATTATCTGCCGGTGAGCTGGCTATATTAGATTTCATTCAGCACTATCTTCGCTGTGATTTTTTAGATTGGCTGCTGCCTAAAATTACTGTGCTGGGCAACTCCGGCATTTTCTGGATTTTAATGAGCATCATCTTTTTATGGATCCGCCGTTATCGCACAATGGGGGCCGAAATGGCATCCGCGCTTCTTGTCTGTTTTCTCCTTGGCAATCTTTTGCTCAAGCCATGGGTGGCCCGCATCCGTCCCTATGATCTAAATCCATCCATGATCCTGCTGCTCAAAAATCCCCCCATTGACTTTTCTTTTCCCTCGGGCCATACCTACGCCTCCTTTGCTGCTGCCCTCATTTTATACTTTCATAAAAAAAGCTGGGGCGTCGCCGCCTTTTTGCTGGCAGCGCTCATCGCCTTTTCCCGTCTTTATCTCTATGTTCACTATCCCACCGATGTGCTGGCCGGCATAGCGCTTGGCCTTCTGATCGGCTGGCTATCTCATAAGGTCATTCAAACCATCCTGCGCCGCCGCTCGGCGTCATCTTAA
- a CDS encoding TetR/AcrR family transcriptional regulator has translation MPKERFLNLPDEKRRRICQAAYEELLRVSYDQLSINQIIRRADISRGSFYQYFQDKDDLLAYMMKDFQESCMKEVRSSIENQEGDIFDICLEVVKKIIAFGEEKEHHQLLKNIFSDLKLGKVQSFEVVCRLDEAFVKEMYPLIHKEDWRISSLDQFMELAEFLGALIRSACAEIFMDIAREEEALRKFSWRLRLIQQGVMKRKEFM, from the coding sequence ATGCCAAAAGAACGGTTTTTAAACCTGCCTGATGAAAAGCGAAGGCGCATCTGCCAGGCGGCATATGAGGAGCTGCTTCGGGTCAGTTATGATCAGCTTTCCATCAATCAAATTATTCGCAGGGCTGATATTTCCAGAGGAAGCTTTTATCAATACTTTCAGGATAAGGATGATCTGCTTGCCTATATGATGAAGGATTTTCAGGAAAGCTGTATGAAAGAGGTAAGAAGCAGCATAGAAAATCAAGAAGGCGATATCTTTGATATTTGCCTTGAAGTAGTAAAGAAAATCATTGCATTTGGAGAAGAAAAGGAGCATCATCAGCTTCTGAAAAATATTTTTTCAGATTTAAAGCTTGGCAAGGTGCAGTCCTTTGAAGTCGTCTGCAGATTGGATGAAGCCTTTGTTAAAGAAATGTATCCGCTCATTCATAAAGAGGACTGGAGGATCAGCAGCCTTGATCAATTTATGGAACTAGCAGAATTTTTAGGCGCATTGATCCGCAGCGCCTGTGCTGAAATTTTCATGGACATTGCCCGAGAGGAGGAAGCCCTGCGCAAGTTTTCATGGCGGCTGAGGCTCATCCAACAAGGGGTGATGAAAAGAAAGGAGTTCATGTAA